One Channa argus isolate prfri chromosome 15, Channa argus male v1.0, whole genome shotgun sequence DNA segment encodes these proteins:
- the si:ch211-237i5.4 gene encoding phospholipase A2 inhibitor beta, with protein sequence MSCPPPHPVQGNMCQLFWLLQLFLFAIYSPSFLFPSVQCSRSCPHLCTCYEHANLVDCHAREFEHVPKGLPHGTWLLELGRNNLSEIGTQAFTGLWSLRVLVLTNCQIQEIQQQAFFSLSFLEKLDLSWNLLTTLPVDFSAGLSALKELRLEHNNLHYISGFSLEFLDNMEKLDLSYNQLVSVGPGVFRGLSRLRQLYLHNNKLTLVQQGSLDMLPALEVLQLSNNNISHIDSDALAPLYSLAVLSLEGNNLHNLKFKTFISLHTTATHIQLSGNPWSCDCELHRVFSKILYVRHLHIDDYRNVTCQDPPQLLGASLAWVDSQLCIAETATVLVITVTVVVTVVAAVVMAEKNRKRNSGRNWDTESQTQSQSPPS encoded by the exons ATGAGCTGCCCTCCCCCCCATCCTGTCCAGGGAAATATGTGTCAGCTTTTCTGGCTCCttcaattatttctttttgccatttattcACCTTCATTCCTTTTTCCATCAGTCCAATGCTCACGGTCATGTCCACACCTGTGCACTTGTTATGAGCACGCTAACCTGGTGGACTGTCACGCCCGGGAGTTTGAACATGTTCCCAAGGGCCTCCCACACGGTACGTGGCTGCTGGAGCTGGGGCGAAACAATCTGAGCGAGATTGGCACTCAAGCTTTTACTGGGTTGTGGTCCCTGCGGGTGCTGGTGCTTACCAACTGCCAAATACAGGAAATACAACAACag GcgtttttctctttgtcattcCTGGAGAAGCTGGACCTCAGTTGGAACCTGTTAACAACTCTCCCTGTCGACTTCTCAGCCGGTCTGTCGGCCCTGAAAGAACTCCGACTGGAGCACAACAACTTACATTATATATCTGGATTCAG CTTGGAGTTTTTGGACAACATGGAGAAGCTGGACCTCAGTTATAACCAGCTGGTGTCAGTTGGCCCTGGTGTGTTCAGGGGCCTCTCCAGGCTCAGACAACTCTACTTGCATAACAACAAACTGACCTTGGTGCAGCAAGGTAGCCTGGATATGCTGCCTGCACTAGAG GTGCTTCAGCTGAGCAACAACAACATCTCTCACATTGACAGTGATGCACTGGCTCCGCTCTATAGCTTGGCGGTGCTCTCTCTGGAGGGAAACAACCTGCATAACCtcaagtttaaaacatttatcagcCTGCATACAACAGCTACACACATCCAGCTGTCAG GCAACCCATGGAGCTGTGACTGTGAGCTGCATCGTGTCTTCAGTAAGATATTATACGTTCGTCACCTTCACATCGACGACTACCGGAATGTGACGTGCCAGGACCCCCCGCAGCTGCTGGGGGCTTCGTTGGCCTGGGTGGACAGCCAACTTTGCATCGCAGAGACGGCTACTGTCCTTGtcatcactgtcactgtggTGGTCACTGTTGTGGCAGCTGTGGTGATGGCTGAgaagaacaggaaaaggaacagTGGAAGGAACTGGGACACTGAGTCACAGACGCAATCTCAGAGTCCACCATCATGA